The nucleotide sequence caccacagtcaaaaaataaagcagataaaTAAAGAGAATATAGGCTTGAACAACCTTTCCCTTTATTAGAATCTCACTAGAGTGCTAtatgaggagggcatgacaagccattccagtcttcttgcttggagaatcccatggacagaggagtctagcaggctatagtccataggatcagacacaactgaagcgacttagcatacatgcatgcagaGTGCTATATATTTCTTGATATAAGGATCAATTCCTGCTGAGAAAAATTACAATATTAATTTGCAGTGGATGATTAACATTGCCAAGCCAACTCCCTAAtattgcataaaataaaatttgttttggcTCCCCTAAAAGGCAGGGTTTCTTATTATTGCAGGTCTCAGCAGCTCAACTTGTTCTGCACATGGTTGCATGTTTAATTAGTGATACTTCTGTAAGTGTCTGCAATTAGCACCATGATGATTAATAAAATAACTCCTTTAAAGCTCCATTTAGCTAGCAGAACTGCATAATCAGGTATAATTAATTCATCATTAATAAATCATGGCTGATTAACTAATCTCTATATTACCAACACATTACTGAACAGCTCCCACCTGAGCACAGCTAATTTTTCTAGCTGAACAGAACTGGAAgctatgaggggaaaaaaaaaaaaaaaaaaaaaaaaacagctcctCCAAAACTACATTAAGCAGCAAGTATATTGGTGTGGTCAGGGAGGTTTTGAGATAATGCACATTTAGAAGTTATTGGGACTtttctggcagcccagtggttaggattctgcacttttcactgccaaaggcctgggttaaatccctggctGGGCAGCTAAGATCCCAGTAAGCCActaggtgcagccaaaaaaaaaaaaaaaaaccaatagaGAATAAAAGTTATTGAGCTACATAGGCAATTGTCACTTGAGAGGGAAGAAGACAATGGCTGAATACTAGGATATTGCAGAATACATGGGAGCAACAGCATGGGGAATTCCCACCCCAAAAAGAACTTGGAAAGAGGCAGGATATTACCTTactttctgtgtttaattttattacCACTCTATCACTCATTACCATGAATACTAGAGGTTCTCAAATGTAAATGTACACCCGGATtgcctggagggcttgttaaaaacTAGATTTCTGGTCTCCATCTccagagcttctgattcagtgggtctgagatagggcctgagaatttgcttttctaacaagctcccaagtAATGCAAATACTACTTGTCCGGGAAACCACACCTGAAGAACCATAGTTCTCCCTTTCTCATACACTGGGGATAACTCACAATTGCTGTGATTCCTGTcttttctatagaaaaaaaaaaaattaagattagttttcaaaaaagaaaaagaatagcttTCAATATTATTTATCTGTCCATGTGTTTCTCTGTCCTTGTGTCTTATCTCTTCAACTGGATTATTGTTTAATAACTACTTTCCTTTTTATCTCCGCTCCTATAGAATGTAACTACTTTCAAGATATACAAACTCTAGACAAAACCTAGAGGCCATGTACTTTCATTCATCTCTGAAGCTTTGCTCATGCCCATCTTTCGAAACCCTGTTTTTAACACTCCCCTGACTACGCCGTAGCACTCAGGGTCTGCATATGGCAGACCCTAATCACAGACCAGTACAAGTGCTCATTATCTTTTCATGAAAGGATGAGCCTGGTCTCCCCAGTTAGAGTCCCTTGAGAGTTCTACAAGCTCCCCCTCTAATCTCCTTTGCATCCTGCCCCCCAGCTCTCTACCCTGCCAGTTTCTAGTCCAGTGTCTTACACACAGGAGACAGCAAATTGCTTTTTACCAACCACATCAGATTGCTAAGCAGCAGATCTGACCCACAGGGTGAGAATTCAGATACCAGCTGGGCACCTAACTTGCAGAATACATGGGAGTGACAGTAAGGGGGATTCCCACCCTGAAAAGAACTTGGAAAGAGGCAGGATATCGCATTACTttccatgtttaattttattatcaCTCTATCACTCATtatcactcatttaaaaaatttctgggCGTTTTAGTTATTTAGCTACGCGTCCTGATTTTTAGGTATTAAACGTAAGCATGTTccaataaaggaaataattttttaggTACATTAAAATTACTCCACCCTTACCATTCACACATAAactgtttttacttttctatctTCATGATCCATTCTTGTCCATATAAATTCCTATTCTCCACAGACATAGCATAACATTGCTGACATTTAATAGTCtactataattttctttcttagtaTTATACTATGaactatttttctatatttccgCATAGCTATTGGGTCTTTTCGATGGCTGCAAAACAGTCTATCAGGTACTCACATCTGAGTTTAAATGATTTAATCTTACTCTTCATAAATGTGTTCCTCATTCTGTGATTGGTGGTCATAATTAAAGGTGACAACATTATTCTTTGATATGGGTTACTTCGAATATGTTCACAGGTAGAACCAAAACTCCTTTAGTTAATTCATCAGGAAGCATTATTAAATCCCTTAATATGTCTTCATTGTTCTATTTCTCAGGTGAGGATTAAGTGGACTACAATGCAATCTTATTCAAAGCAgtctcttacatttctttttatgcaGAAAATACTCAGTAATTCAAGATTGCATCACTGCAGTGCAAGCAGTCTAGGCTGTCAGCGTGCCCTCTAAAACAAGAGCCGCGCCTCCCTTGATGTCAACTCGTCCATCAGAACGCAGGGAAATTGTCAGTTCTCCTCCCCGGTTGGAACACTGGAAGgctaaagaaaacataaaacaagtcACAAATCAAGATCATTTTCACCCCTTTAATTAATAAGACATAGTGAAAGACTGATTATTACAAGCTCTAGAATCCTCCCAGGTCAGTTTAAAGAATACATTCtttcaaacaaatgaaaacaaaataaatgaacaaaccaaacacaaacacatagacacagagaacagagagtggttaccagaaggggaggggcagggtgaTATGTGCGGGATCAAAACACTTAAAGGAGATCAACTGCATGgtgaaggatgctgctgctgctgctaagttgcttcagtcgtgtccgactctgtgcgaccccatagacagcagcccaccaggctccaccgcccctgggattctccaggcaagaacaatggagtgggttgccatttccttctccaatgcatgaaagtgaaaagtgaaagggaagtcactcagtcgtgtccgactcttcgcgaccccatggactgaagcctaccaggctcctccatccatgattttccagacaagagtactggagtggggtgccattgccttctccgtggtgaaggatagaaaataaatttttgatagTGAGCACACTGTAGAATGTATAGAAGCAGAAATACAATGTACATGAGAAACTTATTTGAGGTAATAAATCAACACTGTCAATAAAAACCtattaactaattttttaaagaatgcagTCCTTCATCTGTTCATAATATTGCCTAGCCCACCCTGTTCTCCGCAATTTGATACACAAATCACACAGCTCTACATCTTCCCTTCCTGAGCCACTTCCTTTATTACTCGGAGTAATGCCCCAGACTCACCCTAACCGTAGCTTCCCCTCTGGCTCCATCTAGGTCTAGGAGTAAGCAAGCACAAGTGAAAAGATAGAGCCCAGGACTAAAAGTCTAAAAAGATAAAGAGGGGGTCCTCTTGGGCCCTTCAGAGAAGGCCCCATCTTTCTCGAGGTCTGAAAAGGACAAAAGGAGTTCCCTACTCATTGTGGATTGCAAGCAACCACACCTGTCAAGCAAACGTGAGGTACAGCTTCAGGCTTCTTGAGTTTAGGGAAGTAATTAGGCTCACAATGGAAAGAGAACAGCCACCCTGCTATTCCCAAATCAGGGTCACAGACGATTAACCATCCCACTAAGAACTTCTGTCCACTAAGGTCAAAATTCTACTTTGATTGTGTAGCCTGTTCTGCATGTGGTACTAGCTGTGTAACCTCCACTGGCTACCATCTATTTTCTCTGTCCTGAGCAATATATTAATCACTAGGAGACTTGGTTTCAAagcaatttgttttatttaatcccATAATGGGACCCTGGTAATCATCCAATCTCAACTCATCACATTATAAAGAACCTTCCTGCGCCAAAATTACACAGCTAGTTAActttattcagcaaatacttactTGGCACTTAACTGTATTAGAAGTGTGTCTGTGCTTTGGGAGAAACAGAGGTGGAAGATGTTTGGGGTGGAGGATGTTGAGCAGAAGATTCAGGGTGAAGGAATTCAAAACCTGTAGTTTTCATGTGGGTaatagttaactttttttttttgatagttaaCATTTTATTACATCTTCAAGTGGATAGTATATATGAGAAGGAATACTAGCTTAAAGTTtagcaattcttttttaaatttgaaaaagaactgtCCTACCGTGCAAGTCTTTCTTCCCCAGTTGCTCAGACCAGTAGCTACTGAGAACAGTATGTGCAGACCcttaaaagaagtgaaaagttatgttacaatcccaaagaaaacagGAGCGACTCTGCTAAATTCATAAAGGATCAACTATCCAGTTTGACTGAACCTTAGACAACTTAGTCATTATGTTGTCCATGACTTCTGCAAAGTGTGGAATTATGAATGGAAATAGAAAGGAAGACATAGAATTTATGGATAAGCTCCTTCAAAAGACATATCTGCTGCATCTTACACTTTCTGAAGGCTGAATTAAACTGCAGGCATTAATTCTTGTCTATCAATTCCTTGTCAGTCCATAGTAGAATTAAGGCTTTTGTGTAAATCTGTCTACATCTATCAAGGAAAAACATATCCTTCCTCCTAAGACGCACATGCAAGGAAGGGTGGGAACTCTGACAAAAGACCAAAATTTCCATGAAGCCAACGTTCCCAGTTTTTTGGTGCCAAAAGAGCTTTGTTTTAGTGAGATATTTTTCACATGATTGTGCCCTAGGTGTAGATCAGAGAATAAATactaaaatgaagaaacaaactgcTAAGTGATAAATGACAAGAAAGTATTTGGGAGAGGAAAGGATGGTTTGAAATAGGTTTCTCCTTCAGAAAAACATACTAAATACCATGGGACAGGGTGCCCAGGCATCCCAGTATGCCCGAGGCTGCCCTGGTTTCATCACTGAAAATCCCTACCCTGAGAAGTCCTTCAGTCTCAAGCAAACCAAGACTGTTGGCCATCACTGTCCAAAGAGCTTTCCCACTCTAGAAAAGCATAATTCCAGGGGAAAAACCCCTCCCTCTGTGATAATTAAAATCTTTGGGAAGCAGCCATGCATGTGTAAATCCACTCATAATTTCTTATCCATCAGCTTCCTCCAAAAAGCATTCCCCACCTTTCGCTGCTCAGCCCACTTTTATCAAGGAGGATGAAAGTAGGAAGCATCACATTCTTGCCAACTTTTTATTTCAACTCTCTGCTTCTGGCTTGTGGAAGATCCTGAATTCCTATGTTCCTGAACCCATTCCACTCACTTAGTGAGCAGGTGTggcaaagaggaggaagaaaaacacTATTCCTGTCCCTGTTTCCCACCTGCAGTCCAGGACTTGGTTCTTCAAAGACCAAATCTTGGTCAATGATCACATAGGCTGGCCACTGAAAAGGACAAAGGACTTTGGGAATATAGTGGACGTTGGCCACTGGATTTTGCAACAGGTAGCTCTAAAAGTGTTGGCTCAAGGAGCCAATTTTATCGTTAGTTGTTAAAATACCTAACAGCTATTGGccacttaccatgtgccaggcactgtgctcattATGTTTTGTGTTTAACATGCATTGTGTTTACATAACCTATGAGGTATTATCCATATTTCATAGAGAGGGAACAAAAGCTGTGAAAAGTTAAGTCATTTACCCAAGGTCAACAGCTAGGAAGCTAGGACGCAAACCCAGCCTGTCTGATGCTAAAATTTAACCTTGCTATATACTGCCTCATTAACACTGTGTTTTTCACAAGAGACTTCAgtgaagggatggggaggggagataGGGAAACAAAGGCAGCTCAAAACCCAAACAACCCGAAAGCTCACTGTGGAGGGCACTGAACAgcggtcctcctcctcctccactgttTACTTTCCTCAGGATTCAAGGCAAATAGTACCTGTTACGGGGTCTTCAGCCACACCGTACCACGGAGCGAAATATCTGGAGTAAAAGTCAAATGCTTGAGTctgcccgccaggctctcccTTGAGGGTGAGAATGAGTCCTTTCACCTTCCCTGTGGTTTCCACTTGCAGCAAATTCTCTGTATTCACTGTCAGGCTCTCCAGAAATGACCTTGTTCATAAACAGGATGGATTAGGACAAACCCATTCCACAGACTACCCATTCCCCAGACTCCATAAAGCAGGCCAGGCTGCAGCTTgtctagtggctcagcagtaagcgAGGAAGAGCAACTACAACCTTCCTGCCCAGGAACAGAACACTCTGGCAGTGTAGATCATGGTTCGACTGAACATGGCACAGCCATATCAAGCCAGAGCTATGAATCTGGTGCCCTCCCCCTCAGTACTGATGAAGTCAAAAATCTCATTTACCTGTTGTAAGTATCACTGAGCCGGACCAGGAGCTTTTTGGTATCTGGGGAATAGCGAACATCCTGAACCAGCGTGTCCCCTATGGCAGTCTATGGAGACAGACCAAAACTTCCTCAGAAGTGCGTCTTGGGTCAAGTCCTTGGAGAACAATCTCTCACAAACAtctgctttgtgccaggcacaCACAACATCTCCAGTCCTAAGAGTTTCAGGTCAGTTTTAGGATTCAAGGTATTTCTCAAAGAAGGACAGTTTCCTGGTATTCAGGAGCCCTTGGACCTTAATAGGGGTTAAGTTTAGCCTCTGAGAGCCAAAGATAGCCTTGTTCATACATGTTACTATGAGACTCGACACACAACTCCTTCTATTGGGTATTTTCCCTGCAGATAAAAAGATTCAGGGAGGCCCAgaatctctctctcacatacacacactttgaCCCAGGACTGAGGAGCCCTGGAGTCAAAGCTCTGAATCACTACTGTCTACTATCTGTAGAGGTGGGGGCTTTATGCCTGCTTCTTAGAggaatgggattccctggtggctcagacggtaaaagtgtctgcctggaacacaggagaccagggttcgatcctggggtcaggaagatcccctagagaaggaaatgacaagccactccagtactcttgcctagaaaattccatggatggaggagcctggtgggctacagtccatggggtcacaaagagtcggacacgactgagtgacttctcttggaggattaaatgaaataacatatgcAGAGTTCCTGTAGCTACAGTGGTAACTAGATGATTCTACACAAGAAGGACTCAGGGTCAGCAGTATGATTGGAAGTGGGGACTAGGGCACTGGTCTCAATGCTGCTCTGCTTGGCAAGCTTGCTGTTTTCACTTAGACTGTACACTGCAGATCTAGAACATAGCAACATTATCCAAAGACACCCTGGTTCACCCTTTACCAAAGATTGCATATAACCATGCTCATATCTGAGACATAGTATGTTTGTCTGTTCATTGGTTTGCGGTGCTGAGGGAGGTTGTGAGGGGACAAAAACACCTCCAAGTCATCCTTTGGCACCGCAACTAGCTGCGGCCTGAACAGACTAGAGTTACGTGGTAGTTGTCTGATTGTCACTAGGTGGTTTCAAGTTCTCTAAtcttctttcggagaaggcaatggcaccccactccagtactcttgcctggaaaatcccatggacggaggagcctggtagtctgcagtccatggggtcgcgaagagtcagacacgactgagcgacttcactttcacttttccctttcatgcattggagaaggaaatggcaacccactccagtgttcttgcctggagaatcccagggacaggggagcctggtgggctgccatctatggggtcgcacagagttggacacgattgaagcgtcttagcagcagcagcagcagcaatcttctTTAGGGGCTTAGAAGCTCTAGGTTCCATGGCCAAGATTACTACACAGAAGGTCTGcctctgtgaccactgctgaccAATGTCCCCCCTCTAGATATGGGCTTAGAAGCTCTAGGTTCCATGGCCAAGACTACTACACAGAAGGTCTGcctctgtgaccactgctgaccAATGTCCCCCCTCTAGATATGAGGACTCCTACAGCCCAATCCCATCTGCTCTCTGGGCCTCCCAATCTCTCTGAAGGGTAATCCAACCCTCCTCTGCATGGATTCTTATGTCAATTTGAAAGTTTAATTCTCAACTGAGAATATTATTGCCAGTTTCTAGGAACACAAAATgacaatgcatgcatgctcagttgtatccggctctgtgaccccaaagaatgcagcccgtcaggctcctctgtccacgggatttcccagtcaagaatattggagtgggttgccatttcctactccagggggaatcttcccagcccaggaatcgaacccttatctcctgtgtctcctgcattggcaggcagattctttaccactgaaccgccTGGGAAGCTCAAAATGACAATACTCATGATAAATACTtttcatcattcccattttacaaatgctgACCCTGAGGCTTAGAGAGAGCAGGTTAAGTTCTTTCTATCATGAACAAGGTCTACCACTgtaaagattttctgttttttttgccAATATGCTTAAAGCAATTCATTTATGAATTTGGCTTGTCTCCCAAAACCCAAGCCACAAGTGAAGCTGAGTGTAAAAGTAGAATCCATGATGCttgcttatattctttgaaaACTTAAAGCAAAACACtaaagagataacaaatgctaTATTCGAAAATTCACTAAGAAAAACCCATTACTACCCGTAATGGGCCATTTCCCAGAATAATTTTTTCTCACGGCACCATTGGCCTGGTCCTGACCTGGGCCCTTCCTGCTCTAAAACCTAAGCACCTGGCTATCCAGGGCTGCTCTGGCCTTCTAGAATCTCCACAAGACAACTGTAGTGCCTACTGCCCTGGGTGacagtgagaattaaatgaaataatgcattaaaATGCATGGTACTGCACAGAGGAGACtctcaaaaatattctttatcatCATCATAATCCTTATCATAAAGCCCCATCCCCACACAGACCCTCTGAGGAGGCTACTATATATATCTTGTCTTCTCTATTGCAGTACCTTTGCTTTTCTGCTCTCTTGCATCAAAGCACAGCCCCGTCATCTCAGCTTTATTCTCTAATGAAGAGATCAGGACACAGACTGCTGCCAGgctgtttccattcttttctttcactctcaGCCTGCCACATGgcgctctcccctcccccatctttcCATGGAGGCTAATCAGATAATGAAGAGTtagggaaaactggtcaaccttTTCACCAAATAGATTCAATATTAAAATTCAAACCtcataccatttcacaccagtcagaatggctgcgatccaaaagcctacaagtaataaatgctggagagggtgtggagaaaagggaaccctcttacactgttggtgggaatgcaaactagtacagccactatggagaacagtgtggagattccttaaaaaactggaaatagaactgccttatgatccagcaatcccactgctgggcatacacactgaggaaaccagaagagaaagagacacgtgtaccccaatgttcatcgcagcactgtttataatagccaagacatggaagcaacctagatgtccatcagcagatgaatggataagaaagcagtggtacatatacacaatggagtattactcaaccattaaaaagaatacatttgaatcagttctaatgaggtggatgaaactggagcctattatacagagtgaagtaagccagaaagaaaaacaccaatacagtatactaacgcatatatatggaatttagaaagatggtaacaataaccctgtgtacgagacagcaaaagagacactgatgtatagaacagtcttatggactctgtgggagagagagagggtgggaagatttgggagaatggcactgaaacatgtaaaatatcatgtatgaaacgagttgccagtccaggttcgatgcacgatactggatgcttggggctggtgcactgggacgacccagagggatggtatggggagggaggagggaggagggttcaggatggggaacacatgcatacctgtggcggattcattttgatgtttggcaaaacgaatacaattatgtaaagtttaaaaataaaataaaattaaaaaaataataaaataaaataaaattcaaacctCAAAGGCACCATGCAGTATTCACCCAAGCTTAAACTAGAACACTTACATTGGTAGAAGGTCTATATTTGAGATCAAATACAACAAATCTTTGTTCAAACAATAACAGATGATCAAATCCCATGGCTCAAGTTTGACTCTTTTTCACGAACCTTTATCAAGTCCTCCACTTCATGCAATTTCTAGatcaggaaaaaagacaaaatcattGTAAAACGGGCACATTGTATACAGTGTGtggcaataattttaaaaagctgaccTGGGGATGGGCTGGATAAAGAGGCAGGTCCAGGACGATACCATCCTCTTCTTTTCTGGCCTTCAGTTCCCCACTCATAGTGACAAAGGTTAGAGTGCTATTCACATTTTCTGgccaaaaaaagaattttattttgtcaaatgtttgaaaggaatcaagaaatagaaaaataaactttgttaTATAGTTGCATGTCTCTTTTGATCACTTTTAAAGATTCTCTGGCAGTGTCGTTCATTCCAGTAAAGGGGTCCCAGGTTTGGGTTACTGGGGTCTTAGTGGAGAAAACTCTCACTGGATTCTAACTTGAGAACCAAGAACATAACTGATTGGTCTTGACATCATGCTGTGctcttgaaaaaattatttaatctccttaaacctcaatttcctcatcaataaaatggggtAGTAATTAAACTTATACTAATTTCATTTTACCAATAAAATGGTAAATAATTAAACACAGCTTATAGGGTTGCTACAATGTTTTTTAATGTagattattatattttacatattttatatactccTACAATAGAGTTTATAGAGTTATAAACTACTAGTTTAAGTTATGCCAAAGGGATGACAAATAGAACATACAGGTTATATACAACAGTCTGATATGAACAAATCAATTTTACCATAAACAAGccaaactatatataaaatattgatttaaagaTTAGATCACAAACCCTGATACAATATCCCTTCATATTACTGATACAACTTGGGCCGTTTATCTCAGAGGGGATAACATTTTTAGTGAAAACAAGGATTTATGACTTAACTCTTTTCCCTAGTATTTCTGTGAACATATCTCAAAGGTGAGGAAATGTCACATTGCTGATTAGCTTTCACAGAATAAAATTTACattctgaaattcaaaattttagtCTTCTCATTACAATTGGTGTAAGACATCattatttacaaagcattttctcATCTAACCTCAGGCCTACCCTGTGCAAGACTATCAGGACTTTCTTTGTTGCTACTACTCTGCGATTCAACTTCACACGGTGTTCAGTTCTgctttcttggacttccctggtggtccagaggttaagaatctgcctgccagtgcaggtgacgtgggttcaacccctggcccaggaagaatCCCCATGTCactgcagggcaactgagcctgtgagcggcaactactgaagcccatgtgctctagagcccgtgctccacaacaagaaaagcctccaaatgagaagcccgtgcactgcaactagagaggagctcccacttaccacaactagagaaagcccacacaaagcaacaaagacccagcacagtcaaaaataagcTAAGTCAttcaaaaaattgtttaattctaaaaataattaatttgaaaaattaaaaactaaaaaaaaaaattaaattctgattTCTGGTACAAGGGGCATAGTGGGTTGGGGAACAGAAAAAAGTCTGCTTTCTTTACTCCACTAACAATGCTAATCCTAAGAATACTGCCGCTAGTCCTTCCAGCATGCCAATGAGACTGCTTCCAGGGCAAACGTGGCCTATAAGACCTTCACTTATTACCCCCATCTCAGTAACTCCCAATTACAGGAAACTAGTCAAACTAATTacatggaacacagccttgtctaactcaatgaaactatgagccaaaccatgtaggaccacccaagacagatgggtcacagtggagagttctgacaaaacatggtcctaGAGACAgcaaaggcaaaccacttcagtattcttgccttgagaaccccatgaacagtatgaaaagacaaaaagataggacactgaaagatgaactccccaggttggtaggtgcccaatatgctactggagaagagtggagaaataactccagaaagaatgaagag is from Bubalus bubalis isolate 160015118507 breed Murrah chromosome 4, NDDB_SH_1, whole genome shotgun sequence and encodes:
- the PBLD gene encoding phenazine biosynthesis-like domain-containing protein isoform X3, translating into MHYWIKSFERKMKLDEDLHQKIAKEMNLSETAFIRKLHPNDNFTQSSCFGLRWFTPQNEVPLCGHATLASAAVLFYKIKNVNSTLTFVTMSGELKARKEEDGIVLDLPLYPAHPQKLHEVEDLIKTAIGDTLVQDVRYSPDTKKLLVRLSDTYNRSFLESLTVNTENLLQVETTGKVKGLILTLKGEPGGQTQAFDFYSRYFAPWYGVAEDPVTGSAHTVLSSYWSEQLGKKDLHAFQCSNRGGELTISLRSDGRVDIKGGAALVLEGTLTA
- the PBLD gene encoding phenazine biosynthesis-like domain-containing protein isoform X4, which gives rise to MKLPIFIADAFTTKAFRGNPAAVCLLENKLDEDLHQKIAKEMNLSETAFIRKLHPNDNFTQKNVNSTLTFVTMSGELKARKEEDGIVLDLPLYPAHPQKLHEVEDLIKTAIGDTLVQDVRYSPDTKKLLVRLSDTYNRSFLESLTVNTENLLQVETTGKVKGLILTLKGEPGGQTQAFDFYSRYFAPWYGVAEDPVTGSAHTVLSSYWSEQLGKKDLHAFQCSNRGGELTISLRSDGRVDIKGGAALVLEGTLTA
- the PBLD gene encoding phenazine biosynthesis-like domain-containing protein isoform X1 codes for the protein MKLPIFIADAFTTKAFRGNPAAVCLLENKLDEDLHQKIAKEMNLSETAFIRKLHPNDNFTQSSCFGLRWFTPQNEVPLCGHATLASAAVLFYKIKNVNSTLTFVTMSGELKARKEEDGIVLDLPLYPAHPQKLHEVEDLIKTAIGDTLVQDVRYSPDTKKLLVRLSDTYNRSFLESLTVNTENLLQVETTGKVKGLILTLKGEPGGQTQAFDFYSRYFAPWYGVAEDPVTGSAHTVLSSYWSEQLGKKDLHAFQCSNRGGELTISLRSDGRVDIKGGAALVLEGTLTA
- the PBLD gene encoding phenazine biosynthesis-like domain-containing protein isoform X5, whose amino-acid sequence is MHYWIKSFERKMKLDEDLHQKIAKEMNLSETAFIRKLHPNDNFTQKNVNSTLTFVTMSGELKARKEEDGIVLDLPLYPAHPQKLHEVEDLIKTAIGDTLVQDVRYSPDTKKLLVRLSDTYNRSFLESLTVNTENLLQVETTGKVKGLILTLKGEPGGQTQAFDFYSRYFAPWYGVAEDPVTGSAHTVLSSYWSEQLGKKDLHAFQCSNRGGELTISLRSDGRVDIKGGAALVLEGTLTA
- the PBLD gene encoding phenazine biosynthesis-like domain-containing protein isoform X2, with the translated sequence MKLPIFIADAFTTKAFRGNPAAVCLLENKLDEDLHQKIAKEMNLSETAFIRKLHPNDNFTQSSCFGLRWFTPQNEVPLCGHATLASAAVLFYKIKNVNSTLTFVTMSGELKARKEEDGIVLDLPLYPAHPQKLHEVEDLIKTAIGDTLVQDVRYSPDTKKLLVRLSDTYNRSFLESLTVNTENLLQVETTGKVKGLILTLKGEPGGQTQAFDFYSRYFAPWYGVAEDPVTGSAHTVLSSYWSEQLGKKDLHGFEFLHPESSAQHPPPQTSSTSVSPKAQTHF